The proteins below are encoded in one region of Parvicella tangerina:
- a CDS encoding AMP-dependent synthetase/ligase — translation MKDIKRLFDIPRYQLEKYPQEICLAGKENGKWNTYSTEEYIKQANLMSHALRKLGVGVQDKVAIVSNNRPEWNIVDMGTLQIGAVDVPVYSTISEADYKFIFNDAEVKYCFVSDQELYNKVAAVKDEIPSLLEIFSFDKLPNVKHWTELLELGKEGDDKELTEIQEGIVETDLATLIYTSGTTGLPKGVMLSHRNLVENVKGSYPRLPVKDTSQGLSFLPLCHVYERMITYLYQYSGVSLYYAESIETIKDNIVEIKPHVFTAVPRLLEKVYDGIVKGGTESGGLKAAIFKWALGLTETYEYGKHPSFQRKIAEKLVYSKIRAKLGGNIQAIASGGAALQPRLARFYHAIGMPVYEGYGLTETSPVISVNALDSGVRFGTVGKKLDNVEVMIAEDGEICTKGPCLMMGYYKRKDLTDEVIDKDGWFHTGDIGELSNDGFLKITDRKKEMFKTSGGKYVAPQVLENKFKESQFIEQIMVIGEGYKHPSALIVPAFEFIKSWAAEKGHDLGKTNDEICKNETLIARIQQEVDKYNQNFGNWEQVKKFELLPVEWSVESGELTPKLSFKRKVILANNQHLVDKIYAEK, via the coding sequence ATGAAAGATATCAAACGTTTATTTGACATTCCCAGGTATCAGTTAGAAAAATATCCACAGGAGATTTGTCTGGCTGGAAAAGAGAATGGGAAGTGGAATACTTATTCTACCGAAGAGTATATTAAGCAGGCTAACCTCATGAGCCATGCACTAAGAAAACTCGGTGTTGGAGTCCAGGATAAAGTTGCCATAGTCAGCAACAATAGACCGGAGTGGAACATTGTTGACATGGGAACACTGCAAATCGGTGCGGTTGATGTTCCCGTTTATTCTACCATAAGCGAGGCCGATTATAAATTTATTTTTAACGATGCTGAGGTTAAGTATTGTTTTGTTTCTGATCAGGAGTTGTATAATAAGGTTGCAGCTGTAAAAGATGAAATCCCCTCACTCCTCGAGATTTTCTCATTTGACAAATTACCAAATGTTAAGCATTGGACAGAACTTTTGGAATTAGGTAAAGAGGGTGACGATAAAGAGTTGACTGAAATACAAGAAGGTATAGTAGAAACAGATCTGGCAACACTTATTTATACCTCTGGAACTACTGGTTTGCCAAAAGGAGTAATGCTCTCTCATAGAAACTTGGTAGAGAACGTTAAAGGTTCTTACCCACGACTTCCAGTGAAGGATACTTCGCAAGGACTGAGTTTCTTGCCTTTGTGTCATGTTTATGAGCGAATGATCACCTACTTATACCAGTATTCAGGTGTTTCTCTTTACTATGCAGAGTCAATTGAGACGATTAAAGATAACATTGTAGAGATTAAACCTCATGTATTTACGGCTGTACCCAGACTCCTTGAAAAAGTGTATGATGGGATTGTGAAAGGAGGTACAGAAAGCGGAGGATTAAAAGCGGCTATTTTCAAATGGGCACTAGGGTTAACCGAAACCTATGAATATGGTAAACACCCAAGTTTTCAACGAAAAATTGCTGAGAAACTGGTTTACTCAAAAATTCGAGCCAAACTTGGAGGAAACATTCAAGCTATTGCTTCTGGTGGAGCTGCTCTTCAACCAAGGCTTGCCAGATTCTATCACGCCATCGGAATGCCTGTTTATGAAGGGTATGGACTTACCGAAACCTCTCCCGTGATCTCAGTAAATGCGCTGGATTCAGGTGTGAGGTTTGGAACGGTGGGTAAGAAGCTAGACAATGTTGAAGTGATGATTGCTGAAGATGGTGAAATCTGTACGAAAGGTCCATGTCTAATGATGGGCTACTATAAACGTAAAGACCTTACGGATGAAGTTATTGATAAAGATGGATGGTTTCATACAGGAGATATCGGAGAACTTTCTAATGACGGTTTCCTGAAAATCACTGATCGTAAAAAAGAAATGTTCAAAACTTCTGGAGGTAAATATGTTGCACCTCAAGTACTTGAGAATAAATTTAAAGAATCTCAGTTCATTGAACAGATCATGGTTATTGGCGAAGGATATAAGCACCCTTCTGCACTGATCGTTCCAGCATTTGAATTTATTAAAAGTTGGGCTGCAGAAAAAGGTCACGACCTTGGAAAAACCAATGATGAAATCTGCAAAAATGAAACGCTAATTGCCAGAATTCAACAAGAGGTTGATAAATACAATCAAAATTTCGGAAATTGGGAACAAGTGAAGAAGTTTGAATTATTACCAGTTGAATGGTCTGTTGAATCTGGAGAGCTAACGCCTAAATTAAGCTTCAAAAGAAAAGTGATTTTAGCGAATAATCAGCATCTGGTAGACAAGATTTATGCGGAAAAGTAA
- a CDS encoding RNA polymerase sigma factor codes for MNRREYNKVVVTYSENVFRYAFKWTRNEQDSKDLVQDVFGKLWEFRKKVEFKSAKPWLFTCMHNALVNFSKKKSVVEHILDVNAKMPIMYQPNYALKDLLQKSLAQLSDVQRSIVILRDSEGYSYEEIGDILELSESQVKVYLFRARKKVKEQLKDLSELVA; via the coding sequence TTGAACCGAAGAGAGTACAATAAAGTGGTAGTAACATATTCTGAGAATGTGTTTCGTTATGCTTTCAAGTGGACTCGAAATGAACAGGATTCTAAAGATTTAGTTCAGGATGTTTTTGGTAAACTATGGGAATTTCGCAAAAAAGTGGAGTTCAAGAGTGCTAAACCTTGGTTATTTACTTGTATGCACAACGCACTGGTCAATTTTTCTAAGAAGAAGAGCGTTGTTGAACATATTTTAGATGTTAATGCCAAGATGCCGATCATGTACCAGCCCAATTACGCTTTGAAGGACTTGCTTCAAAAATCATTAGCACAGCTTTCTGACGTTCAACGATCAATTGTGATCTTGAGAGATTCGGAAGGTTATAGCTATGAAGAAATAGGTGACATTCTGGAACTGTCAGAGTCTCAGGTTAAAGTTTACCTATTTAGAGCGAGAAAGAAAGTAAAAGAACAATTGAAAGATCTTTCAGAGTTAGTTGCATGA